One Cervus canadensis isolate Bull #8, Minnesota chromosome 1, ASM1932006v1, whole genome shotgun sequence genomic window carries:
- the FMNL1 gene encoding formin-like protein 1 isoform X1 codes for MGNAAGSAEQPASPAALAPKQPAAPKQPMPAAGELEERFNRVLNCMNLPPDKVQLLSQYDNEKKWELICDQERFQVKNPPAAYIQKLKSYLETGGASRKVAADWMPNLGFKRRVQESTQVLRELEISLRTNHIGWVQEFLNEENRGLDVLLEYLAFAQCSVAYNMEATDNGAPGSEKSKPLEQSVEDLSKGPPSSLPPPTKSRHLTIKCPPSPRLTPAHSKKALRNSRIVSQKDDVHVCIMCLRAIMNYQSGFSLVMNHPACVNEIALSLNNKNPRTKALVLELLAAVCLVRGGHDIILSAFDNFKEVCGEQHRFEKLMEYFRNEDSNIDFMVACMQFINIVVHSVENMNFRVFLQYEFTHLGLDLYLERLRLTESDKLQVQIQAYLDNIFDVGALLEDTETKNAVLEHMEELQEQVALLTERLRDAENESMAKIAELEKQLSQARKESETLRERFSESTPMGTSRRSSEPEKVPAPAPARPSALELKVEELEEKGLIRILRGPGDAVSIEILPVAVATPSGSDAPTPGAPTGSPSSASELPSVAEPAPGAAPPPPPPPPPPPPPPLPPQLGLPSQQEAPLLAPPLAPPLPGSPEPPPPPPLPGDQPPPPPPPPPPPGEDGQVPPPPPPPPGGPSDAQAGPGSEMGPGVKAKKPIQTKFRMPLLNWVALKPNQITGTVFTELNDEKVLQELDMSDFEEQFKTKSQGPSVDLSALKSKAAQKAPSKATLIEANRAKNLAITLRKGNLGADRICQAIETYDLQTLGLDFLELLTRFLPTEYERSLITRFEREQRPIEELSEEDRFMLRFSRIPRLPERMNTLTFLGNFPDTAQMLMPQLNAIIAASMSIKSSDKLRQILEIVLAFGNYMNSSKRGAAYGFRLQSLDALLEMKSTDRKQTLLHYLVKVIAEKYPQLTGFHSDLHFLDKAGSVSLDSVLGDVRSLQRGLELTQREFVRQDDCVVLKEFLRVNSPVMDKLLADSKTAQEAYESVVEYFGENPKTTSPSMFFSLFSRFIKAYKKAEQEVEQWKKEAAAQEAGTDIAGKGEPQAPKSPPKVRRQQMDLISELKRKQQKEPLIYESDRDGAIEDIITDLRNQPYIRADTGRRSARRRPPGPPLQVTSDLSL; via the exons GAGCGGTTTCAAGTCAAGAACCCCCCAGCAGCCTATATCCAGAAGCTGAAGAGTTACCTGGAAACCGGTGGGGCCAGCCGAAAAGTAGCAGCAGACTGGATGCCCAACCTCGGG TTTAAGAGGCGAGTTCAGGAGTCCACGCAGGTGCTCCGGGAACTGGAGATCTCTCTGAGGACCAACCACATTGG ATGGGTGCAGGAATTCCTGAACGAGGAGAACCGCGGCCTGGACGTGCTGCTCGAGTACCTGGCATTCGCACAGTGCTCCGTGGC GTACAATATGGAGGCCACAGACAATGGGGCCCCGGGCTCTGAGAAGAGCAAGCCGCTGGAGCAGTCAGTGGAAGATCTGAGCAAGGGCCCGCCCTCATCCTTGCCGCCCCCAACCAAGAGTCGCCACCTGACCATCAA GTGCCCCCCTTCTCCCCG gtTGACCCCGGCCCACAGCAAGAAGGCCCTGAGGAATTCCCGCATCGTCAGCCAGAAGGATGACGTCCACGTCTGCATCATGTGTCTGCGTGCCATCATGAACTACCAG TCCGGCTTCAGCCTCGTCATGAACCACCCAGCCTGTGTCAATGAGATTGCTCTGAGTCTCAACAACAAGAACCCCAG AACCAAGGCCCTGGTGTTGGAGCTGCTGGCGGCTGTTTGTCTGGTGCGGGGAGGACACGATATCATCCTTTCTGCCTTTGACAACTTCAAGGAG GTATGTGGAGAGCAGCACCGCTTTGAAAAGCTAATGGAATATTTCCGGAACGAGGACAGCAACATCGACTTCATG gtGGCCTGCATGCAATTCATCAACATTGTGGTACATTCAGTGGAGAACATGAACTTCCGTGTCTTCCTGCAATATGAGTTCACTCACCTGGGCCTGGACCTGTACTTGGAG AGGCTTCGGCTCACGGAGAGCGACAAGCTGCAGGTGCAGATTCAGGCCTACCTGGACAACATCTTTGACGTGGGCGCACTGCTGGAGGACACTGAGACCAAGAATGCTGTGCTGGAGCACATGGAGGAGCTGCAGGAGCAGGTGGCCCTG CTCACAGAGCGGCTTCGGGACGCGGAGAACGAGTCCATGGCCAAGATCGCGGAGCTGGAGAAGCAGCTAAGCCAGGCCCGAAAGGAGTCGGAGACCCTGCGG GAGCGCTTCAGCGAGTCGACCCCTATGGGCACCTCCAGACGTTCCTCTGAGCCCGAGAAAGTGCCTGCCCCTGCCCCGGCGCGGCCGTCGGCCCTAGAGCTGAAGGTGGaagagctggaggagaaggggttaaTCCGTATCCTGAGGGGGCCCGGGGATGCGGTCTCCATCGAGATTCTCCCGGTCGCTGTGGCAACTCCGAGCGGCAGTGATGCCCCGACTCCGGGGGCGCCCACCGGCTCCCCCAGCTCAG CCTCGGAACTCCCATCTGTAGCAGAGCCGGCTCCTGGAGCGGCACCGCCAccgccacctccacccccacctccacccccaccgcCGCTGCCCCCACAGCTTGGTCTCCCCTCCCAGCAGGAAGCCCCACTCCTGGCGCCCCctctggccccgcccctcccaggCAGCCCcgagcccccgcccccgccgccgctgcCAGGCGAccagccgcccccgcccccgccgcccccgccgcctccCGGCGAGGACGGGCAGGTTCctccgccgcccccgccgcctccGGGAGGTCCCTCTGATGCTCAAGCAGGGCCTGGCTCAGAGATGGGCCCAG GAGTGAAGGCCAAGAAACCCATCCAGACCAAGTTCAGAATGCCACTCTTAAACTGGGTAGCCCTGAAACCCAACCAGATCACAGGCACTGTCTTCACTGAACTCAATGATGAGAAGGTGCTACAG GAGCTGGACATGAGTGACTTCGAGGAGCAGTTCAAGACTAAGTCCCAAGGTCCCAGCGTAGACCTTAGTGCTCTCAAGAGTAAAGCAGCCCAGAAGGCCCCCAGCAAAGCCACACTCATCGAGGCCAACCGGGCCAAGAACCTGGCCATCACCCTGCGCAAGGGCAACCTGGGGGCAGATCGCATCTGCCAGGCAATCGAGAC GTATGACCTGCAGACCCTTGGCCTGGACTTCCTGGAGCTGCTGACCCGCTTCCTGCCCACAGAGTATGAGCGCAGCCTCATCACCCGTTTCGAGCGGGAGCAGCGACCGATAGAGGAGCTGTCAGAGGAGGACCGCTTCATGCTGCGCTTCAGCCGCATCCCCCGCCTGCCCGAACGCATGAACACGCTCACCTTCCTGGGCAACTTCCCAGATACTGCCCAGATGCTCATGCCG CAACTGAATGCCATCATTGCAGCCTCAATGTCCATCAAGTCCTCGGACAAACTCCGCCAGATCCTGGAG ATCGTCCTGGCTTTTGGCAACTACATGAACAGCAGCAAGCGTGGAGCAGCCTATGGCTTCCGACTCCAGAGTCTGGATGCG CTGTTGGAGATGAAGTCGACGGACCGCAAGCAGACACTGCTGCATTACCTGGTGAAGGTCATTGCTGAAAAGTACCCACAGCTCACAGGTTTCCACAGTGACCTCCACTTTCTGGACAAGGCCGGCTCAG TGTCCCTGGACAGCGTGCTGGGGGATGTCCGCTCCCTGCAGCGAGGCCTGGAGTTGACCCAGCGGGAGTTTGTGAGGCAGGATGACTGTGTGGTGCTCAAGGAGTTCCTGAGGGTCAACTCACCAGTCATGGATAAGCTGCTGGCAGACAGCAAGACAGCTCAG GAAGCCTACGAGTCTGTGGTGGAATACTTCGGAGAGAACCCCAAGACCACATCCCCCTCCATGTTCTTCTCCCTCTTTAGTCGCTTCATCAAAGCCTATAAG AAAGCCGAGCAGGAGGTGGAACAGTGGAAGAAAGAAGCAGCTGCCCAGGAGGCAGGCACCGACATCGCGGGGAAAGGGGAGCCCCAAGCACCCAAG TCCCCTCCCAAGGTCCGGCGGCAACAGATGGACCTCATCTCTGAGCTGAAGCGGAAGCAGCAGAAAGAGCCACTCATCTATGAGAGTGATCGTGATGGGGCCATTGAAGATATCATCACAG ATCTACGGAACCAGCCCTACATCCGCGCGGACACAGGCCGGCGTAGCGCTCGTCGGCGCCCGCCTGGACCCCCGCTGCAGGTCACCTCCGACCTCTCGCTGTAG
- the FMNL1 gene encoding formin-like protein 1 isoform X3, translating into MGNAAGSAEQPASPAALAPKQPAAPKQPMPAAGELEERFNRVLNCMNLPPDKVQLLSQYDNEKKWELICDQERFQVKNPPAAYIQKLKSYLETGGASRKVAADWMPNLGFKRRVQESTQVLRELEISLRTNHIGWVQEFLNEENRGLDVLLEYLAFAQCSVAYNMEATDNGAPGSEKSKPLEQSVEDLSKGPPSSLPPPTKSRHLTIKLTPAHSKKALRNSRIVSQKDDVHVCIMCLRAIMNYQSGFSLVMNHPACVNEIALSLNNKNPRTKALVLELLAAVCLVRGGHDIILSAFDNFKEVCGEQHRFEKLMEYFRNEDSNIDFMVACMQFINIVVHSVENMNFRVFLQYEFTHLGLDLYLERLRLTESDKLQVQIQAYLDNIFDVGALLEDTETKNAVLEHMEELQEQVALLTERLRDAENESMAKIAELEKQLSQARKESETLRERFSESTPMGTSRRSSEPEKVPAPAPARPSALELKVEELEEKGLIRILRGPGDAVSIEILPVAVATPSGSDAPTPGAPTGSPSSASELPSVAEPAPGAAPPPPPPPPPPPPPPLPPQLGLPSQQEAPLLAPPLAPPLPGSPEPPPPPPLPGDQPPPPPPPPPPPGEDGQVPPPPPPPPGGPSDAQAGPGSEMGPGVKAKKPIQTKFRMPLLNWVALKPNQITGTVFTELNDEKVLQELDMSDFEEQFKTKSQGPSVDLSALKSKAAQKAPSKATLIEANRAKNLAITLRKGNLGADRICQAIETYDLQTLGLDFLELLTRFLPTEYERSLITRFEREQRPIEELSEEDRFMLRFSRIPRLPERMNTLTFLGNFPDTAQMLMPQLNAIIAASMSIKSSDKLRQILEIVLAFGNYMNSSKRGAAYGFRLQSLDALLEMKSTDRKQTLLHYLVKVIAEKYPQLTGFHSDLHFLDKAGSVSLDSVLGDVRSLQRGLELTQREFVRQDDCVVLKEFLRVNSPVMDKLLADSKTAQEAYESVVEYFGENPKTTSPSMFFSLFSRFIKAYKKAEQEVEQWKKEAAAQEAGTDIAGKGEPQAPKSPPKVRRQQMDLISELKRKQQKEPLIYESDRDGAIEDIITDLRNQPYIRADTGRRSARRRPPGPPLQVTSDLSL; encoded by the exons GAGCGGTTTCAAGTCAAGAACCCCCCAGCAGCCTATATCCAGAAGCTGAAGAGTTACCTGGAAACCGGTGGGGCCAGCCGAAAAGTAGCAGCAGACTGGATGCCCAACCTCGGG TTTAAGAGGCGAGTTCAGGAGTCCACGCAGGTGCTCCGGGAACTGGAGATCTCTCTGAGGACCAACCACATTGG ATGGGTGCAGGAATTCCTGAACGAGGAGAACCGCGGCCTGGACGTGCTGCTCGAGTACCTGGCATTCGCACAGTGCTCCGTGGC GTACAATATGGAGGCCACAGACAATGGGGCCCCGGGCTCTGAGAAGAGCAAGCCGCTGGAGCAGTCAGTGGAAGATCTGAGCAAGGGCCCGCCCTCATCCTTGCCGCCCCCAACCAAGAGTCGCCACCTGACCATCAA gtTGACCCCGGCCCACAGCAAGAAGGCCCTGAGGAATTCCCGCATCGTCAGCCAGAAGGATGACGTCCACGTCTGCATCATGTGTCTGCGTGCCATCATGAACTACCAG TCCGGCTTCAGCCTCGTCATGAACCACCCAGCCTGTGTCAATGAGATTGCTCTGAGTCTCAACAACAAGAACCCCAG AACCAAGGCCCTGGTGTTGGAGCTGCTGGCGGCTGTTTGTCTGGTGCGGGGAGGACACGATATCATCCTTTCTGCCTTTGACAACTTCAAGGAG GTATGTGGAGAGCAGCACCGCTTTGAAAAGCTAATGGAATATTTCCGGAACGAGGACAGCAACATCGACTTCATG gtGGCCTGCATGCAATTCATCAACATTGTGGTACATTCAGTGGAGAACATGAACTTCCGTGTCTTCCTGCAATATGAGTTCACTCACCTGGGCCTGGACCTGTACTTGGAG AGGCTTCGGCTCACGGAGAGCGACAAGCTGCAGGTGCAGATTCAGGCCTACCTGGACAACATCTTTGACGTGGGCGCACTGCTGGAGGACACTGAGACCAAGAATGCTGTGCTGGAGCACATGGAGGAGCTGCAGGAGCAGGTGGCCCTG CTCACAGAGCGGCTTCGGGACGCGGAGAACGAGTCCATGGCCAAGATCGCGGAGCTGGAGAAGCAGCTAAGCCAGGCCCGAAAGGAGTCGGAGACCCTGCGG GAGCGCTTCAGCGAGTCGACCCCTATGGGCACCTCCAGACGTTCCTCTGAGCCCGAGAAAGTGCCTGCCCCTGCCCCGGCGCGGCCGTCGGCCCTAGAGCTGAAGGTGGaagagctggaggagaaggggttaaTCCGTATCCTGAGGGGGCCCGGGGATGCGGTCTCCATCGAGATTCTCCCGGTCGCTGTGGCAACTCCGAGCGGCAGTGATGCCCCGACTCCGGGGGCGCCCACCGGCTCCCCCAGCTCAG CCTCGGAACTCCCATCTGTAGCAGAGCCGGCTCCTGGAGCGGCACCGCCAccgccacctccacccccacctccacccccaccgcCGCTGCCCCCACAGCTTGGTCTCCCCTCCCAGCAGGAAGCCCCACTCCTGGCGCCCCctctggccccgcccctcccaggCAGCCCcgagcccccgcccccgccgccgctgcCAGGCGAccagccgcccccgcccccgccgcccccgccgcctccCGGCGAGGACGGGCAGGTTCctccgccgcccccgccgcctccGGGAGGTCCCTCTGATGCTCAAGCAGGGCCTGGCTCAGAGATGGGCCCAG GAGTGAAGGCCAAGAAACCCATCCAGACCAAGTTCAGAATGCCACTCTTAAACTGGGTAGCCCTGAAACCCAACCAGATCACAGGCACTGTCTTCACTGAACTCAATGATGAGAAGGTGCTACAG GAGCTGGACATGAGTGACTTCGAGGAGCAGTTCAAGACTAAGTCCCAAGGTCCCAGCGTAGACCTTAGTGCTCTCAAGAGTAAAGCAGCCCAGAAGGCCCCCAGCAAAGCCACACTCATCGAGGCCAACCGGGCCAAGAACCTGGCCATCACCCTGCGCAAGGGCAACCTGGGGGCAGATCGCATCTGCCAGGCAATCGAGAC GTATGACCTGCAGACCCTTGGCCTGGACTTCCTGGAGCTGCTGACCCGCTTCCTGCCCACAGAGTATGAGCGCAGCCTCATCACCCGTTTCGAGCGGGAGCAGCGACCGATAGAGGAGCTGTCAGAGGAGGACCGCTTCATGCTGCGCTTCAGCCGCATCCCCCGCCTGCCCGAACGCATGAACACGCTCACCTTCCTGGGCAACTTCCCAGATACTGCCCAGATGCTCATGCCG CAACTGAATGCCATCATTGCAGCCTCAATGTCCATCAAGTCCTCGGACAAACTCCGCCAGATCCTGGAG ATCGTCCTGGCTTTTGGCAACTACATGAACAGCAGCAAGCGTGGAGCAGCCTATGGCTTCCGACTCCAGAGTCTGGATGCG CTGTTGGAGATGAAGTCGACGGACCGCAAGCAGACACTGCTGCATTACCTGGTGAAGGTCATTGCTGAAAAGTACCCACAGCTCACAGGTTTCCACAGTGACCTCCACTTTCTGGACAAGGCCGGCTCAG TGTCCCTGGACAGCGTGCTGGGGGATGTCCGCTCCCTGCAGCGAGGCCTGGAGTTGACCCAGCGGGAGTTTGTGAGGCAGGATGACTGTGTGGTGCTCAAGGAGTTCCTGAGGGTCAACTCACCAGTCATGGATAAGCTGCTGGCAGACAGCAAGACAGCTCAG GAAGCCTACGAGTCTGTGGTGGAATACTTCGGAGAGAACCCCAAGACCACATCCCCCTCCATGTTCTTCTCCCTCTTTAGTCGCTTCATCAAAGCCTATAAG AAAGCCGAGCAGGAGGTGGAACAGTGGAAGAAAGAAGCAGCTGCCCAGGAGGCAGGCACCGACATCGCGGGGAAAGGGGAGCCCCAAGCACCCAAG TCCCCTCCCAAGGTCCGGCGGCAACAGATGGACCTCATCTCTGAGCTGAAGCGGAAGCAGCAGAAAGAGCCACTCATCTATGAGAGTGATCGTGATGGGGCCATTGAAGATATCATCACAG ATCTACGGAACCAGCCCTACATCCGCGCGGACACAGGCCGGCGTAGCGCTCGTCGGCGCCCGCCTGGACCCCCGCTGCAGGTCACCTCCGACCTCTCGCTGTAG
- the FMNL1 gene encoding formin-like protein 1 isoform X2, translated as MGNAAGSAEQPASPAALAPKQPAAPKQPMPAAGELEERFNRVLNCMNLPPDKVQLLSQYDNEKKWELICDQERFQVKNPPAAYIQKLKSYLETGGASRKVAADWMPNLGFKRRVQESTQVLRELEISLRTNHIGWVQEFLNEENRGLDVLLEYLAFAQCSVAYNMEATDNGAPGSEKSKPLEQSVEDLSKGPPSSLPPPTKSRHLTIKCPPSPRLTPAHSKKALRNSRIVSQKDDVHVCIMCLRAIMNYQSGFSLVMNHPACVNEIALSLNNKNPRTKALVLELLAAVCLVRGGHDIILSAFDNFKEVCGEQHRFEKLMEYFRNEDSNIDFMVACMQFINIVVHSVENMNFRVFLQYEFTHLGLDLYLERLRLTESDKLQVQIQAYLDNIFDVGALLEDTETKNAVLEHMEELQEQVALLTERLRDAENESMAKIAELEKQLSQARKESETLRERFSESTPMGTSRRSSEPEKVPAPAPARPSALELKVEELEEKGLIRILRGPGDAVSIEILPVAVATPSGSDAPTPGAPTGSPSSASELPSVAEPAPGAAPPPPPPPPPPPPPPLPPQLGLPSQQEAPLLAPPLAPPLPGSPEPPPPPPLPGDQPPPPPPPPPPPGEDGQVPPPPPPPPGGPSDAQAGPGSEMGPGVKAKKPIQTKFRMPLLNWVALKPNQITGTVFTELNDEKVLQELDMSDFEEQFKTKSQGPSVDLSALKSKAAQKAPSKATLIEANRAKNLAITLRKGNLGADRICQAIETYDLQTLGLDFLELLTRFLPTEYERSLITRFEREQRPIEELSEEDRFMLRFSRIPRLPERMNTLTFLGNFPDTAQMLMPQLNAIIAASMSIKSSDKLRQILEIVLAFGNYMNSSKRGAAYGFRLQSLDALLEMKSTDRKQTLLHYLVKVIAEKYPQLTGFHSDLHFLDKAGSVSLDSVLGDVRSLQRGLELTQREFVRQDDCVVLKEFLRVNSPVMDKLLADSKTAQEAYESVVEYFGENPKTTSPSMFFSLFSRFIKAYKKAEQEVEQWKKEAAAQEAGTDIAGKGEPQAPKSPPKVRRQQMDLISELKRKQQKEPLIYESDRDGAIEDIITVLKTVPFTARTGKRTSRLLYEASLGEEIPL; from the exons GAGCGGTTTCAAGTCAAGAACCCCCCAGCAGCCTATATCCAGAAGCTGAAGAGTTACCTGGAAACCGGTGGGGCCAGCCGAAAAGTAGCAGCAGACTGGATGCCCAACCTCGGG TTTAAGAGGCGAGTTCAGGAGTCCACGCAGGTGCTCCGGGAACTGGAGATCTCTCTGAGGACCAACCACATTGG ATGGGTGCAGGAATTCCTGAACGAGGAGAACCGCGGCCTGGACGTGCTGCTCGAGTACCTGGCATTCGCACAGTGCTCCGTGGC GTACAATATGGAGGCCACAGACAATGGGGCCCCGGGCTCTGAGAAGAGCAAGCCGCTGGAGCAGTCAGTGGAAGATCTGAGCAAGGGCCCGCCCTCATCCTTGCCGCCCCCAACCAAGAGTCGCCACCTGACCATCAA GTGCCCCCCTTCTCCCCG gtTGACCCCGGCCCACAGCAAGAAGGCCCTGAGGAATTCCCGCATCGTCAGCCAGAAGGATGACGTCCACGTCTGCATCATGTGTCTGCGTGCCATCATGAACTACCAG TCCGGCTTCAGCCTCGTCATGAACCACCCAGCCTGTGTCAATGAGATTGCTCTGAGTCTCAACAACAAGAACCCCAG AACCAAGGCCCTGGTGTTGGAGCTGCTGGCGGCTGTTTGTCTGGTGCGGGGAGGACACGATATCATCCTTTCTGCCTTTGACAACTTCAAGGAG GTATGTGGAGAGCAGCACCGCTTTGAAAAGCTAATGGAATATTTCCGGAACGAGGACAGCAACATCGACTTCATG gtGGCCTGCATGCAATTCATCAACATTGTGGTACATTCAGTGGAGAACATGAACTTCCGTGTCTTCCTGCAATATGAGTTCACTCACCTGGGCCTGGACCTGTACTTGGAG AGGCTTCGGCTCACGGAGAGCGACAAGCTGCAGGTGCAGATTCAGGCCTACCTGGACAACATCTTTGACGTGGGCGCACTGCTGGAGGACACTGAGACCAAGAATGCTGTGCTGGAGCACATGGAGGAGCTGCAGGAGCAGGTGGCCCTG CTCACAGAGCGGCTTCGGGACGCGGAGAACGAGTCCATGGCCAAGATCGCGGAGCTGGAGAAGCAGCTAAGCCAGGCCCGAAAGGAGTCGGAGACCCTGCGG GAGCGCTTCAGCGAGTCGACCCCTATGGGCACCTCCAGACGTTCCTCTGAGCCCGAGAAAGTGCCTGCCCCTGCCCCGGCGCGGCCGTCGGCCCTAGAGCTGAAGGTGGaagagctggaggagaaggggttaaTCCGTATCCTGAGGGGGCCCGGGGATGCGGTCTCCATCGAGATTCTCCCGGTCGCTGTGGCAACTCCGAGCGGCAGTGATGCCCCGACTCCGGGGGCGCCCACCGGCTCCCCCAGCTCAG CCTCGGAACTCCCATCTGTAGCAGAGCCGGCTCCTGGAGCGGCACCGCCAccgccacctccacccccacctccacccccaccgcCGCTGCCCCCACAGCTTGGTCTCCCCTCCCAGCAGGAAGCCCCACTCCTGGCGCCCCctctggccccgcccctcccaggCAGCCCcgagcccccgcccccgccgccgctgcCAGGCGAccagccgcccccgcccccgccgcccccgccgcctccCGGCGAGGACGGGCAGGTTCctccgccgcccccgccgcctccGGGAGGTCCCTCTGATGCTCAAGCAGGGCCTGGCTCAGAGATGGGCCCAG GAGTGAAGGCCAAGAAACCCATCCAGACCAAGTTCAGAATGCCACTCTTAAACTGGGTAGCCCTGAAACCCAACCAGATCACAGGCACTGTCTTCACTGAACTCAATGATGAGAAGGTGCTACAG GAGCTGGACATGAGTGACTTCGAGGAGCAGTTCAAGACTAAGTCCCAAGGTCCCAGCGTAGACCTTAGTGCTCTCAAGAGTAAAGCAGCCCAGAAGGCCCCCAGCAAAGCCACACTCATCGAGGCCAACCGGGCCAAGAACCTGGCCATCACCCTGCGCAAGGGCAACCTGGGGGCAGATCGCATCTGCCAGGCAATCGAGAC GTATGACCTGCAGACCCTTGGCCTGGACTTCCTGGAGCTGCTGACCCGCTTCCTGCCCACAGAGTATGAGCGCAGCCTCATCACCCGTTTCGAGCGGGAGCAGCGACCGATAGAGGAGCTGTCAGAGGAGGACCGCTTCATGCTGCGCTTCAGCCGCATCCCCCGCCTGCCCGAACGCATGAACACGCTCACCTTCCTGGGCAACTTCCCAGATACTGCCCAGATGCTCATGCCG CAACTGAATGCCATCATTGCAGCCTCAATGTCCATCAAGTCCTCGGACAAACTCCGCCAGATCCTGGAG ATCGTCCTGGCTTTTGGCAACTACATGAACAGCAGCAAGCGTGGAGCAGCCTATGGCTTCCGACTCCAGAGTCTGGATGCG CTGTTGGAGATGAAGTCGACGGACCGCAAGCAGACACTGCTGCATTACCTGGTGAAGGTCATTGCTGAAAAGTACCCACAGCTCACAGGTTTCCACAGTGACCTCCACTTTCTGGACAAGGCCGGCTCAG TGTCCCTGGACAGCGTGCTGGGGGATGTCCGCTCCCTGCAGCGAGGCCTGGAGTTGACCCAGCGGGAGTTTGTGAGGCAGGATGACTGTGTGGTGCTCAAGGAGTTCCTGAGGGTCAACTCACCAGTCATGGATAAGCTGCTGGCAGACAGCAAGACAGCTCAG GAAGCCTACGAGTCTGTGGTGGAATACTTCGGAGAGAACCCCAAGACCACATCCCCCTCCATGTTCTTCTCCCTCTTTAGTCGCTTCATCAAAGCCTATAAG AAAGCCGAGCAGGAGGTGGAACAGTGGAAGAAAGAAGCAGCTGCCCAGGAGGCAGGCACCGACATCGCGGGGAAAGGGGAGCCCCAAGCACCCAAG TCCCCTCCCAAGGTCCGGCGGCAACAGATGGACCTCATCTCTGAGCTGAAGCGGAAGCAGCAGAAAGAGCCACTCATCTATGAGAGTGATCGTGATGGGGCCATTGAAGATATCATCACAG TGCTCAAGACGGTGCCCTTCACTGCTCGCACTGGCAAGAGGacgtccaggctcctctatgaGGCCAGCCTGGGAGAGGAGATCCCCCTCTAG